The proteins below come from a single Agromyces flavus genomic window:
- a CDS encoding MetQ/NlpA family ABC transporter substrate-binding protein, which translates to MPSTRTKILAALAAAPLVIGLSACASGAGADGGDDVVRIGVVGKSDPQWPAFEEAAAEAGIEIELVDFADYAQPNPALTEGELDLNQFQHIVYLADYNVSADEDLTPIGSTQIYPLGLYSTKYESVDDIEEGETVAIPDDPSNLARALLVLQSAGLIELEDGGSIFSTVADIDEAKSKVKVTPLEASLTATSLPDVAAAVINNDFVEDAGLSFEDAIAKDDPTDPNALPYVNIFAARADDADDETYLKLVEIFQTDPEVQAGLDEASAGTGVSVEIPVADLEASLADVEDDTRAQG; encoded by the coding sequence ATGCCCAGCACCCGCACCAAGATCCTCGCCGCGCTCGCCGCCGCCCCGCTCGTCATCGGCCTCTCGGCCTGCGCCTCGGGCGCCGGCGCCGACGGCGGCGACGACGTCGTCCGCATCGGCGTCGTCGGCAAGTCCGACCCGCAGTGGCCCGCCTTCGAGGAGGCCGCCGCCGAGGCCGGCATCGAGATCGAGCTCGTCGACTTCGCCGACTACGCGCAGCCGAACCCTGCGCTCACCGAGGGCGAGCTCGACCTCAACCAGTTCCAGCACATCGTCTACCTGGCCGACTACAACGTCTCGGCCGACGAGGACCTCACGCCGATCGGCTCGACGCAGATCTACCCGCTGGGCCTGTACTCCACGAAGTACGAGTCGGTCGATGACATCGAGGAGGGCGAGACCGTCGCGATCCCCGACGACCCCTCGAACCTCGCGCGCGCGCTGCTCGTGCTGCAGTCGGCCGGCCTGATCGAGCTCGAGGACGGCGGCTCGATCTTCTCGACCGTCGCCGACATCGACGAGGCGAAGTCCAAGGTGAAGGTGACGCCGCTCGAGGCGTCGCTGACCGCGACGAGCCTGCCGGATGTCGCGGCCGCCGTCATCAACAACGACTTCGTCGAGGACGCCGGCCTCTCCTTCGAGGACGCGATCGCGAAGGACGACCCGACCGACCCGAACGCGCTGCCGTACGTGAACATCTTCGCCGCGCGCGCCGACGACGCCGACGACGAGACCTACCTGAAGCTGGTCGAGATCTTCCAGACCGACCCCGAGGTGCAGGCCGGCCTCGACGAGGCGTCGGCGGGCACGGGCGTCTCGGTCGAGATCCCCGTCGCCGACCTCGAGGCGTCGCTCGCCGACGTCGAGGACGACACGCGGGCCCAGGGCTGA
- a CDS encoding methionine ABC transporter ATP-binding protein encodes MALVTLEHVSKSYPAADRRADVVTAVDDVSLEIEAGDVYGIIGYSGAGKSTLVRLVNALEPATSGSIRIDGREITGLRERELRGIRLGIGMIFQQFNLFDAKTVRANVAYPLKVAGWKSADIRARVDELLEFVGLTDKAGAHPDQLSGGQKQRVGIARALATRPRILLADEATSALDPETTHEVLALLKRVNEEQGVTIIVITHEMDVIQSIATKVAVMDGGRVIEHGDVFDVFSSPSHPSSQKFVGTVIKGVPSPAELAVLRERHEGRIVTCSFRDGDASQAQVFLDLAAAGLEFELVYGGINDIRGRAFGHLTLAIRGADAAIDRAIAAISRHADVTEAP; translated from the coding sequence ATGGCGCTCGTGACCCTCGAGCACGTCTCCAAGTCCTACCCGGCCGCCGACCGGCGCGCCGACGTCGTGACCGCCGTCGACGACGTGTCGCTCGAGATCGAAGCCGGCGACGTGTACGGCATCATCGGGTACTCCGGTGCCGGGAAGTCCACGCTCGTGCGGCTCGTCAACGCGCTCGAGCCTGCGACGAGCGGGTCGATCCGCATCGACGGCCGCGAGATCACCGGCCTGCGCGAGCGGGAGTTGCGCGGCATCCGCCTCGGCATCGGGATGATCTTCCAGCAATTCAACCTGTTCGACGCGAAGACCGTTCGCGCCAACGTCGCGTACCCCCTCAAGGTCGCGGGCTGGAAGTCGGCCGACATCCGGGCGCGCGTCGACGAACTGCTCGAGTTCGTCGGCCTGACCGACAAGGCCGGCGCCCACCCCGACCAGCTCTCGGGCGGCCAGAAGCAGCGCGTGGGCATCGCGCGGGCGCTCGCGACGCGCCCGCGCATCCTCCTCGCCGACGAGGCCACGAGCGCGCTCGACCCCGAGACGACGCACGAGGTGCTCGCGCTCCTCAAGCGCGTCAACGAGGAGCAGGGCGTCACGATCATCGTCATCACGCACGAGATGGACGTGATCCAATCGATCGCGACCAAGGTTGCGGTCATGGACGGCGGCCGGGTGATCGAGCACGGCGACGTGTTCGACGTCTTCTCGAGCCCGAGCCATCCGTCGTCGCAGAAGTTCGTCGGCACGGTCATCAAGGGCGTGCCCTCGCCGGCCGAGCTCGCCGTGCTGCGCGAGCGCCACGAGGGACGCATCGTCACGTGCTCGTTCCGCGACGGCGATGCGTCGCAGGCACAGGTCTTCCTCGACCTGGCCGCGGCCGGGCTCGAGTTCGAGCTGGTCTACGGCGGCATCAACGACATCCGCGGCCGCGCGTTCGGCCACCTCACCCTGGCGATCCGGGGCGCGGATGCCGCGATCGACCGGGCCATCGCCGCGATCTCGCGGCACGCCGACGTGACGGAGGCGCCCTGA
- a CDS encoding methionine ABC transporter permease, producing the protein MEKLIELAPEFWTAAAETFYMVALTMLFGGAGGFLLGVGLYVTRRGGLLPNAAVNNVLNVVINFFRPIPFIIFIAAVQPVTRAVIGTGIGTDAAIFALSLAASFAIGRIVEQNLITVRPGVIEAARSMGAGPWRILGTVVVPEALGPLILGYTFIVIAVIDMSAMAGLIGGGGLGYFAQLYGYRQFEPVVTWAAVLLIVVFVQVVQYLGNWLARRVLRR; encoded by the coding sequence ATGGAGAAGCTCATCGAACTGGCCCCCGAGTTCTGGACCGCGGCGGCCGAGACCTTCTACATGGTGGCGCTCACCATGCTGTTCGGCGGCGCGGGCGGATTCCTGCTGGGTGTCGGGCTCTACGTCACGCGTCGGGGCGGGCTGCTGCCGAACGCGGCAGTGAACAACGTGCTCAACGTCGTCATCAACTTCTTCCGGCCCATCCCGTTCATCATCTTCATCGCCGCGGTGCAGCCGGTCACGCGAGCCGTCATCGGCACGGGCATCGGCACGGATGCCGCGATCTTCGCCCTCTCGCTCGCCGCGTCGTTCGCCATCGGCCGCATCGTCGAGCAGAACCTCATCACCGTGCGTCCGGGCGTGATCGAGGCGGCGCGCTCGATGGGCGCGGGGCCGTGGCGCATCCTCGGCACCGTCGTCGTGCCCGAAGCGCTCGGCCCGCTGATCCTCGGCTACACGTTCATCGTCATCGCGGTGATCGACATGTCGGCCATGGCGGGCCTGATCGGCGGCGGCGGCCTCGGCTACTTCGCGCAGCTGTACGGCTACCGGCAATTCGAGCCGGTCGTCACGTGGGCCGCGGTGCTGCTCATCGTGGTGTTCGTGCAGGTCGTGCAATACCTGGGCAACTGGCTGGCGCGACGGGTGCTGCGCCGGTAG
- a CDS encoding MarR family winged helix-turn-helix transcriptional regulator: MTDSDEVDRIVDDWERERPDLDFAPLQVFSRVGRLAKLLDRARKQAFERSELESWEFDVLSALRRAGAPYRLPPKALLAQTLVSSGTMTNRIDRLVSRGLVTRQTDPHDGRGILVEMTPGGLTRVDAAITRLVDAEAELLAGLPAAEQRRLAALLRKLSLGFA; this comes from the coding sequence GTGACCGACAGCGACGAAGTGGACCGGATCGTCGACGACTGGGAGCGCGAGCGACCAGACCTCGACTTCGCGCCGCTGCAGGTGTTCTCACGCGTCGGGCGGCTCGCCAAGCTGCTCGATCGCGCGCGCAAGCAGGCGTTCGAGCGGTCCGAGCTGGAGTCGTGGGAGTTCGACGTGCTCTCGGCGCTGCGCCGCGCGGGCGCTCCCTACCGCCTCCCGCCGAAGGCGCTGCTCGCGCAGACGCTCGTCTCGAGCGGCACCATGACCAACCGGATCGATCGGCTCGTCTCCCGCGGGCTCGTGACGCGCCAGACCGACCCGCACGACGGCCGCGGCATCCTCGTCGAGATGACGCCGGGCGGCCTGACGCGCGTCGACGCGGCGATCACGCGGCTCGTCGACGCCGAGGCCGAGCTGCTCGCGGGCCTGCCGGCGGCGGAGCAGCGCCGCCTGGCCGCGCTGCTGCGCAAGCTGTCGCTCGGATTCGCCTGA
- a CDS encoding flavodoxin domain-containing protein, giving the protein MAKVLVAYATKHHSTAEIAQAVAEELRARGHDAEAVEAGSATAEGYDAVVLGSATYMGRWRREARHFLSHERDRLARIPFWVFSSGPVGEPKDDASPEDDKWLEPRKVIAQAEDAGVREHVVFGGRLPEEPSGYIEKGMVSGTPEEFRDRRDWDEIRAWADRIADELTG; this is encoded by the coding sequence ATGGCCAAGGTCCTCGTCGCATACGCGACCAAGCACCATTCCACCGCCGAGATCGCCCAGGCGGTGGCCGAGGAACTGCGTGCGCGGGGGCACGACGCCGAGGCCGTCGAGGCGGGCTCCGCCACCGCCGAGGGGTACGACGCGGTCGTGCTCGGCAGCGCGACCTACATGGGCCGGTGGCGTCGCGAGGCGCGCCACTTCCTGTCGCACGAACGCGACCGGCTGGCCCGCATTCCGTTCTGGGTGTTCAGCTCGGGACCGGTCGGCGAGCCGAAGGACGACGCATCGCCCGAGGACGACAAGTGGCTGGAGCCGCGCAAGGTCATCGCCCAGGCCGAGGACGCCGGAGTGCGCGAGCACGTGGTGTTCGGCGGCCGGCTGCCGGAGGAACCCAGCGGCTACATCGAGAAGGGCATGGTCAGCGGCACGCCCGAGGAGTTCCGCGACCGTCGCGACTGGGACGAGATCCGCGCCTGGGCCGACCGGATCGCCGACGAGCTCACCGGGTGA
- the glmU gene encoding bifunctional UDP-N-acetylglucosamine diphosphorylase/glucosamine-1-phosphate N-acetyltransferase GlmU has protein sequence MDNNLAIIVLAAGQGTRMKSATPKILHPLAGAPIIAHVLATARALDAAHVVAVVRHERDLVAQAIESELPGTVIVDQDEIPGTGRAVEQAVDALPADFAGDVLVLNGDVPLLNASTLSELLERHRADGLAASVLSARYDDPSGYGRIVRAADGAFDRIVEQKDATEDELAIDEVNAGVYAFGANALRDQLANLTTENAQGEKYLTDVIEHLRAAGSEVKARPVSKSWLVAGINDRAQLSETAARLNALIVRGWQLNGVTIEDPATTWIDLAVRIEPDVTIRPGTQLKGATAIATGAVVGPDTTLVDCEIGANAEVKRTDGTLAVIGPGASVGPFAYLRPGTVLDAAGKIGTFVETKNAHIGEGSKVPHLSYVGDTEIGVGSNIGAGSITANYDGVNKHRTTIGSHVRTGSHGVFVAPVTIGDGAYTGAGTVVRKDVPAGALAVNVAPQRNLDGWVLTHREGTKAAEAAEAAKTAETSAEAEGDRQGDEQGQD, from the coding sequence ATGGACAACAACCTCGCGATCATCGTGCTCGCCGCGGGCCAGGGCACGCGCATGAAGTCGGCCACGCCCAAGATCCTGCACCCGCTCGCCGGCGCGCCCATCATCGCGCACGTGCTCGCCACGGCGCGTGCGCTCGACGCGGCGCACGTCGTCGCCGTCGTGCGTCACGAGCGCGACCTCGTCGCGCAGGCGATCGAGAGCGAGCTGCCCGGCACGGTCATCGTCGACCAGGACGAGATCCCCGGCACGGGCCGTGCCGTCGAGCAGGCCGTCGACGCGCTGCCGGCCGACTTCGCGGGCGACGTGCTCGTGCTGAACGGCGACGTGCCGCTGCTGAACGCCTCGACGCTCAGCGAGCTGCTCGAGCGCCACCGCGCCGACGGGCTCGCGGCATCCGTGCTCTCGGCGCGCTACGACGACCCCAGCGGGTACGGCCGCATCGTCCGTGCCGCCGACGGCGCGTTCGACCGCATCGTCGAGCAGAAGGACGCCACCGAGGACGAGCTCGCGATCGACGAGGTCAACGCGGGCGTGTACGCCTTCGGCGCGAACGCGCTGCGCGACCAGCTCGCCAACCTCACGACCGAGAATGCCCAGGGCGAGAAGTACCTGACCGACGTCATCGAGCACCTCCGCGCCGCCGGGTCCGAGGTGAAGGCCCGTCCGGTGTCGAAGTCGTGGCTCGTGGCGGGGATCAACGACCGTGCACAGCTCTCGGAGACCGCCGCGCGGCTGAACGCGCTCATCGTGCGCGGCTGGCAGCTCAACGGCGTCACGATCGAGGACCCCGCGACGACCTGGATCGACCTCGCCGTCCGAATCGAGCCCGATGTCACCATCCGGCCCGGCACGCAGCTGAAGGGCGCGACGGCGATCGCGACCGGGGCGGTCGTCGGCCCCGACACGACGCTCGTCGACTGCGAGATCGGCGCGAACGCCGAGGTCAAGCGCACCGACGGCACGCTCGCCGTGATCGGTCCTGGCGCGTCGGTCGGCCCGTTCGCCTACCTCCGGCCCGGCACGGTGCTCGACGCCGCGGGCAAGATCGGCACGTTCGTCGAGACCAAGAACGCGCACATCGGCGAGGGCAGCAAGGTGCCGCACCTCTCGTACGTCGGAGACACCGAGATCGGCGTCGGCTCGAACATCGGCGCGGGATCGATCACCGCGAACTACGACGGCGTGAACAAGCACCGCACGACGATCGGCTCGCACGTGCGCACGGGCTCGCACGGCGTGTTCGTCGCGCCCGTTACGATTGGGGACGGCGCCTACACGGGGGCCGGCACGGTCGTCCGCAAGGACGTCCCGGCCGGTGCGCTGGCCGTGAACGTCGCGCCGCAGCGCAACCTCGACGGCTGGGTGCTCACGCATCGCGAAGGCACGAAGGCGGCCGAGGCGGCCGAGGCGGCGAAGACGGCCGAGACATCCGCCGAGGCGGAGGGCGACCGGCAGGGCGACGAGCAGGGCCAGGACTAG